One genomic region from Candidatus Zixiibacteriota bacterium encodes:
- a CDS encoding glycosyltransferase family 2 protein encodes LNFFGNYNYIGITRRWHRREIRLIRNDRLIRSYRDSQGFRIYPSEAAIAAGHPGRKLNVKRAGAAIYHYSYVRPPRLMQKKARYFHKFWHDDRWIEENVAPKEEFDYHQVDAIRRFEGSHPAVMNEIIAQCDWEFDESKIKPNFTPREWFLYQIERITGYRLGEYKNYRLI; translated from the coding sequence TCTGAATTTTTTCGGAAATTACAACTATATCGGCATAACGCGGCGGTGGCACCGCCGCGAAATTCGACTCATCCGGAACGACCGCTTAATCCGCTCTTATCGCGATTCGCAGGGATTCCGGATATACCCCTCGGAAGCCGCAATAGCGGCCGGTCACCCGGGAAGGAAACTGAATGTCAAACGGGCGGGGGCGGCGATCTATCATTACTCCTATGTCCGCCCTCCGCGACTGATGCAGAAAAAGGCGCGCTACTTTCATAAGTTCTGGCATGACGACCGCTGGATTGAGGAGAATGTTGCCCCCAAAGAGGAATTCGACTATCATCAGGTTGACGCCATTAGGAGATTTGAGGGGAGTCATCCCGCCGTGATGAATGAAATCATCGCGCAATGCGATTGGGAATTTGACGAGAGCAAGATTAAGCCCAATTTCACGCCGCGGGAGTGGTTTCTATATCAGATAGAGAGAATTACCGGTTACAGGCTCGGCGAATACAAGAACTACCGTCTAATCTGA